The DNA sequence ggatttCACTTGTGTCCTAAAGTCAATGGTGAATTTgttctttaaggttattaattattttaaactgttgtgattaggtagttcacagcatcttactaatggtagtgagctttggcaaaaactgcattgctcaattcatagcgagtgtgtagaagaattaaaatatcacagatatacttttataggtgctgcggttcttgagttacgttgtaaagagggctgaaacaacaacacttttgtaaaacgcgcataactcattaacaacaataaattaagtaagtttgcaaagtatacgatttgtagaatggacttttgcaaaacatcaaggtgttaattttcaataatatattgatctagataatgaaaatcgatttttaggttgcttcgaccaacaatgcctcgtctacccttaacagcaGCTTATTCAACTCATTCAAATGCGCAAAAATGTCAACAAGAAAAGGGTTTGTTTTGAAGCTTCCAGAAAAAACTGAGATCATGTGGGATATACATCCTATACAACCTTGAGAGTATCACCTTTACTCAAATACCGGACTACACTGACTGTGATATGGGATATTTACATAACTGGCCTCACTATCTACCAGAAAAGTTAagacttaaagcaataatgtgtgatttgcataaagaatagattccttttaaatgtttgttttcactgatcacattatcctcttttaatatcgagccaaacaaatgaggtataacgaagaaaattgcgatttcattccagcgcctacaatgcgtgtactacgctcgccaatcgtaacatgtaatactgcatggATCATcccgctcgacgtgtgtacacataagctgacatccacgggagatgttagcaagcagtcgatcgatgaactttGAATAAAACCGGGTTGACCCGGCTTTAATATAAATAGttgaattttactgttattaaagcacttcaggcttagccttttacgtggtattttagtacaccactggccattataattatgcaaaaagtagaaatccgagtaaaattgagggcatcgctgtgaagcaaatcacacattatggccaTAACATAGGCATAGTCTCCTTTTAGCTTAAaccatatgaagagctttgttgcaaaaccccttacattaaaaaaaaaaatcaccaaaaaaagtactgatatatgggggtttgcaagaaaagcagtttttggcgtaggatgagcatcctgccaaaactgcttttgttaaaaagccccttatatcagtgattttttttgaaaatttttcgatgtgttctcaaaattgctcaagtggatgtaaggggttttgcaacaaagctcttcatatatacatAACATAACACACTGTTCTTGATTACTATTGGGCACAGAGTTTTCATTTTTGCAGCTCAACCTTTTTCCTTGCCTAACATTGAAGGAGCACCATCTGTACACAGCCATGTAAACGTCTTCTCCAGTTGTCCTTCCCCTTATTTGCAGTAGAGTGAGAAAGACTTTATCAAAgttaaaaaaattgaataaaGACAACCAGCTGAGGAATATCGGTATTGTCCACCGACTCATCTATGCAAATTGTCTTCTGAGTTTTCCAACCAGTGTTTTTCTTGTCTCTAAGCACCAATTGATAATTGAAGTTTCTGAAATTGTTTACTAATATTTGTATCATTGCTTGTATAAAGATGCCATACAATCCTTTACAACCAGTGGCATCGCgataatatatattttctaacaATATTGTCACATCTATAGCGCGATATTGCACACCCTTACTTGGTGGGCAGGTAAGGGAATATTCGGTTGTGCGCAGGAAGTGTTAAACAAGTAAAGCTTGTTGTATCTTCCTGTGGTGGCTGTACTGATGTACTTATCATTTTGCAAGCAAACTCTAATCTCATATGCCCTTATAAGTTATCTTTAGAATCTTATATTTGGATTATAAACCATGGTGTAAGAAATTTTCACTACAGATGTCAGTTTTAGTTCAGTTTTATTCAGGAAAAAAATTCCATTAATATAAATGTACTGGACTCTTTGGAAGTCCTGATAATCTTAATGTACAGAGCTATATAGAATATAAATACAAacagatacagggtgttccaaaaaagAGGCCcgtcattgcaccctctttttcacctatttctgaaaagttgatcaaatatattctggtatgtaaagaaacttttAATTTCAAACCGAACCACGCATAATTTCAATCAAATTGTTCATGTAAAGCTGGCATactttttcgcgattttgaagattttatcaattgcgcgagaattaaatttcgcggttttgatattgatacaatagaaacctaatgcaaaaggttattttcgcgagtttttattttcgcgattttatgtccactcgcgaaattcgcgaaaataaaaacctcacgaaaatttccacttttacagtaatttaTATAGACTGTGCATGAGGGCGATCATATTGGAGCACGTCTCTACAATTTGCGAGGGACTTAAATGCTTTTTCCTCAAATGTGACTAGCTCTTGACTTCTTCAAggcaaagtacctaagaatgagacatgtaggccacctcttgcctactgatggctctgaaaagagccgttcactgaagactgccccatgTCAACAGAGaataagcagacctcgcctatctgcaaaattggatggtttggtggctctgaaaagagctgtttactgaagactgcccaTTGTTATGTCAACAGAAAAccagcagacctcgcctatctgctaggCACATCCCactcgtcatttgatgtcacgccgatgcgcacatcgttacattgtcaaatgacgacatctcgggtctTCTCGCAAatgcttatgggatttacagacAAGGTCAATTGCCATCTTATTTACTGTACAGGAGGATCGATTTGCTATTGCTCACCATGAGTGATCCATCATGTGTAAGAGCCAAATCAATGGGTTTGTGCAATCCACTGGTTAGGCATTGAAGGAATCTACCTGTAGGACTGTATATGTGAATATGACCAGCATTAGCACCTCTTGATTTTATGACAATGTATATGTTATCTTGATCATCACATATTACTGCACCTGGCCATAACCGTATTTTGTCAGTAGTCTTAGGTGTGAATCGAAACACCTCTTCACCTGAATAGTCGATTGCTACTGCCGCTTTATAATGTATACCGGCAAGATGTACCATGAAGGATTGGATCAGAATTTGATTCTTACTATTCACAGCCATATTTGCACCATAATTACTTGTAATTAATGAGCATCTGATTGTATTTACAATCTTACCATCAGGACATGTATGGATTGTTATGATACCTCTGTTAGGATCATCTACCAATAATTTCCCTTCTCTATCTATGGCAAGATACCTATCAGTGCCATCATATGCGTAGGAATCGGATTCAGGTGCTGTTAAGGTATTGAAGCAGTGAAGGTATTGCCCGTCTACATTGAACACATGAACAAATGTGGAGGTGGAATTTACAACAAAGATGTATCCTAGTGGTGATACACAGAGATTAGTAACAATCTTGGCTATTTGTTTCTTAGAATCGGTTTCAGTTGATTTCAGCTGCATTTTGCATTTCCCATCAGCATCAAGTAGATAGAGGTTCTCGTAACAAGACATGACTATGTCTCCATTTGGACAGCAGGCAATACGGTCACTCTCAAGTGATTTTCCTTGATATTCAGGATGAATCTCTCTCTCAAATGATCCATACGTACATAATGCtagagaaagaagaaaaatgagTGTTATCTGCTATGAATTCATTTCTATATAACAGCTTGGGGTATATGTAAACTTGATAATTCCTTACTTTTTGGTATGGAAAATATAAGCCCTTTTGGAAGAAAAAGCTATTTTACCCATTCAAAAACATGTCAAGTTATAGAAATGTCAACATCTTTAGAAAATTAAGGTATGGAAAGAATAACCCCTTCTGTaaaacatataattatatatcctGCTAAATAATACAAGTTTGCAGCTCTAATATTGATTAACTGCTTCTTCTGTATTTATGTTATTCATTGctaatatttattgtttttacactaTTAAGAAGTTTGCATCTGTTGAATTTTTAGTTTTCAGACTCAATTAATCAATTACGCTTTAAAACTATGCACCAAGTCACTCCATTTCTACTTTTATTTTTCACAACTTTCTCCATTTATGAGAGGGCACATCTTCCCTCATACTCCtccccagccctcgaattaaccgaCGGGGTGATTTGCAGTCGGTGCCTTTCCTGACTGCCGTACTGCCCTTAATATATATCCTTTAATGATggcagtcacttgctgtgccGTCTGTGCCCCTGCCCTGCCCATTCATCAAAAAGTCATTAACGAGTAGTGAAAACTAGCGAAAAATAGGAACATTTGGCAGCAGAAAATCCATACCAAATACTATTTACAGGTGCTTCCGCTTAACAACACCTGCAGTGTGATCAAGCGAGATCGATCTCAGTAAgttggcaagaaaaaaatatacTCTACATACCCTTTACAATCAATGTGATTGTAGGTCGCTGTTTAGGGTCACTATTCCAGCACTGTTGCATGATGTCTGACAGATCTTTGGGGCAGCCTTCAGGTATGGATGGCTTGGTTCCACTGCCCACTTCAAAAACTACTCTGTGCCATTCCAATTGCTCGAAGGGTGGTTTCCTTGTGCAGATCTCTAGTAGCAGCATTCCATATGCCCAAACATCAGCTGGCTTTGAATAGATAGCCCTTCCACGCTCATTCCCCACATGAATTTCTGGTGCCATGTAGCGATAGGTTCCCTTGTGGCTGGACGTCGTCTGGGATTGCTCTATCTCGCGTGCAAGACCAAAATCACACAACTTCAAGAGGTTGTCTTGAAAGAGAAGGCAGTTCTGAGGCTTGATGTCCCTATGCAAGTAGTTCCGTCCATGAAGATATTTAATGGCTACTGCAGACTCTCTGGCCCATTTTTGTTGCAGCTGATAAGGCAGTGGTTTTGCTTGGTCTTTAAGATAATCATGAAGGGATCCATTGGGTGCATATTCCATTATAATAAGGTCAGCAGCTACAGTTTGGCAAATTCCTAGCAATGTTACTATGTGTGGATGCTTGAGTTGGCTCATGACTTTGACTTCTTGCTCACCTAAGTCAAAGAGTACACTCTTGGCTGCAGCTTCTGTGTATCCTTTGTAGGGCTTCTTCAAGGACACACGTTTGACTGTCCCAAATCCTCCTTCTCCAATTCTTTCATGGAACTCCATGTTCTGGACTTCAATTTTGTCAACCGTAGCCCCCATAATGATGTTTCTGTATAACAGATAAAAAGACAGAAACAGACCACTATCAGAAATAATCTGTGTCTTGTTGAGCTATGgtaagcatgttagtcgctctgaAGGCGAGACCccttttgaacaaaagaaatacaatgaataatggaacaaaagaacagGGCTAGATGTTTATAGGTTAATAAGGGGGTCATTGCTTTGCTTACTTAAAAATTCCAAGTGAAATGATGTTATGAACAGCCCAGTGTATACTTTAGTTTAATGTACATCCCCCAGGATGTTCAACTTTCAAgatgttaataaaaaataattcccggcactcTAGCCATATTCAAGTTCGaaagtcaacacagtggtcatatttcaaagttgctcaaatctggttaaaaagcacaccaaattattatttttggccACAATGCTCCGATTTACACAGgggccaaaattttaaaaatgctccgatttaaaTACAAATGGTCTCAAAGTGCGcgtcatgtaaaaacaagtcaacTATGGAATCGTTTGCACTGCCTAAAgtgcttcgttattgacaaaattgggcaATAAAGGTCAATCGCCATTACAGCCTATGGCGCATATATTGACCACaatctattttgtgatgtttcctaggtaatgaaacatcctacatggtcACAACTATCTTtcattgcacagccgccatcggcgctgtgcattctttttaccgcattcttcttcttctttcttcttcttcttcttctgtcaacatcataatcagccatcgtagccacatgctttcaggcatgatgaccatacttggtcagtagaaccgtttggtagtgccacagatgtcacatgatcaacttccggtcaaatgtcatccacttccggtcaatggccaaaacttggattttcactaaaaatgctactcctcccacatattacatagcaccgtgacgtcacttacacacatgcatcatctatagccagtgtctaaaagttgttaacagaattgggatcaaaggtcattaaggggtcacttcggtaaaagtctgaaaaatttgtaaaaatattcaacaaatcactgtctttacaaattacatagcagagagtcgccattagcacacatgcatcgctactagctagggtctttaggatgcctacagttttggggtcaaaggtcattaagggttacttccggtcaaaaccaaaattatcaaaaagtttaaacatttttatctcaaaatgtaaacaggccagagtaatataatcatcatacatgaatcagtgttacctaatgtatgtatggtatttttattttgggggtcaaaggtcattaaggggtcactcccTGTTTTTAGCTgtataactttaagaattttaatCTCGACAAATAAACAtaatagaattttttaattaaaattggaacaatgcattttgtcggtgtacataagggtttttttcattgaggtcaaaggtcattaagggggtcaaaaggtcaatcataaatttaaaaaaaattaaaatccatgtataagttccgattaagctgaaattcaccaggaatactccttatgacatcctaagcactaagtaatatttttgcggggtcaaaggtaattaagggatcacttccggtcctcacagattcatttgtcactgctggcttagactatgccatagtcgatttttgataaataaagattttattaatcatgatgaacgcattcagttgaactcgaaattatactgatatttagtaggcctacatcaaaatactagtataaaatggttatgaaaaagtttaggctatataattatatttgtgacagtaaaagtaaagtataggccctgcgtgaggcttatattattgaatgcaacatatcataatggcataattataatgacacttcaatactgaacaattctaattttagaatctgccagtttattatccgaaaaaccgactatggactttcacttttaagcagaactttaccccggacttacacactgtcaatcatacttgtttatcaataaaatctaaccacaagactaagcatggtggtacaatacgcgctagatgcatacgttcatccaccagcacaaaagcgccgcattccctagatagttgtgtaccatgtatagttataatggtaccagtacgcgtcgggaggatttaaacaataacgagatctgggcgaccaatcacaagccagattcatttttaaagatgcattacatcatcactaattttagttaggccagaaattg is a window from the Amphiura filiformis chromosome 12, Afil_fr2py, whole genome shotgun sequence genome containing:
- the LOC140165819 gene encoding uncharacterized protein codes for the protein MGATVDKIEVQNMEFHERIGEGGFGTVKRVSLKKPYKGYTEAAAKSVLFDLGEQEVKVMSQLKHPHIVTLLGICQTVAADLIIMEYAPNGSLHDYLKDQAKPLPYQLQQKWARESAVAIKYLHGRNYLHRDIKPQNCLLFQDNLLKLCDFGLAREIEQSQTTSSHKGTYRYMAPEIHVGNERGRAIYSKPADVWAYGMLLLEICTRKPPFEQLEWHRVVFEVGSGTKPSIPEGCPKDLSDIMQQCWNSDPKQRPTITLIVKALCTYGSFEREIHPEYQGKSLESDRIACCPNGDIVMSCYENLYLLDADGKCKMQLKSTETDSKKQIAKIVTNLCVSPLGYIFVVNSTSTFVHVFNVDGQYLHCFNTLTAPESDSYAYDGTDRYLAIDREGKLLVDDPNRGIITIHTCPDGKIVNTIRCSLITSNYGANMAVNSKNQILIQSFMVHLAGIHYKAAVAIDYSGEEVFRFTPKTTDKIRLWPGAVICDDQDNIYIVIKSRGANAGHIHIYSPTGRFLQCLTSGLHKPIDLALTHDGSLMVSNSKSILLYSK